The window GTGACTGCCCTGACCAAAGGCATCGAGTTTCTGTTTCGCAAGTACAAAGCCGAGTGGATCAAGGGCTGGGGGCGTATCGCGGGGCCTGGCCGGGTCATCGTCACCGATGCTCAAGGCGTTGAAACCGAGCTGCAAGCCAAGGACATCATCATCGCCACCGGTTCCGAGCCGACTCCACTGCCCGGCGTAGATATCGACAACAAACGCATTCTGGACTCCACCGGCGCGCTGTCTTTGCCTGAAGTGCCCAAGCATCTGGTGGTGATCGGCGCGGGCGTCATCGGCCTGGAGCTGGGTTCGGTATGGCGGCGTCTGGGGGCGAAAGTCACGGTGGTGGAATACCTTGATCACGTCGCCCACGGCACTGATCTGGAGACTGGCAAGACCTTGCAGCGCTCATTGTCGCGTCAAGGCATCAACTTCAAGCTGAGCTCGAAAGTCACCACGGCCACCTCATCGGACCTGGGTGTAAGCCTGAGCGTAGAACCCGCTGCCGGTGGTGAAGCCGAACTGATTGAAGCTGATTACGTATTGGTTTCTATCGGCCGTCGCCCTTACACCAAGGGCCTTGGCCTGGAAACCGTGGGCCTTGAGGTGGACAAGCGCGGCATGCTGGAAAACAAAGGCCACCGCACCGCGGCAGAGCATGTCTGGGTGATTGGCGATGTCACCTCCGGGCCGATGCTGGCGCACAAGGCCGAAGACGAGGCCAATGTGTGCCTGGAGCGCATCGTCGGCAAAGCCGGAGAAGTGAATTACAACCTGATCCCCAACGTGATCTACACCCGCCCGGAACTGGCCAGCGTGGGCAAGACCGAGGAGCAGCTCAAGGCCGAAGGCCGCGCGTACAAGGTCGGGAAATTCCCGTTCAGCGCCAACAGCCGCGCCAAGGTCAACCACGAGGCCGACGGCTTCGCCAAGGTGCTGGCTGACGAGCGCACCGATGAGATCCTTGGCGTACACCTGGTGGGGCCAAGTGTCAGTGAAATGATTGCCGAGTTCTGCGTGGCCATGGAGTTTGCGGCGTCGTCCGAGGACATCGGCCTGATCAGCCACCCCCACCCGACCCGCTCCGAAGCCCTGCGCCAGGCGGCGATGAGCGTGATGGGGTTACCGACTCAGACGTGATGCCTACAACGCCGCATACCCGTGGGACCGGCTTCAGCCGGGAAGAGGCCTTGGCAAACGCCGCATTTGCGTCGTCAGGAATACCGCTTTCCCGGCTAAAGCCGGTCCCACAGGTTCACCAACCCCACAGGTACCTGCGCCATCCCGAAACAATTTCGGCACATCTAAATCGTAATTATTTATGTTTTTTGCGAACAAGAGGCTGTGTTTGTTATCTGTTGTCGGTAGCTTGGCGTTCAGCAAGGAGTCGTAGCGCGTATTTTTCTCGTGCAGGAAGCACAGCACTGGTTAGGGGCTTCACCTTATGAATCGCAGGACTCTTCTGAAAGCATCCATGGCATTGGCGGCTTATAGCAGCGTGCCCGCCTCGGGGCTTTTTGCTGCACGCGCTGTGGCCGCTACGGCTGATGGCGACATCGAGCATTTTGATTTTGATGCACTCAAGGCCCATGCCAAACAGTTGGCCGGTCGGGGTTACGTCAGTAATAAACAAGTGTTGCCGCCCGTGCTGGCCAACATGACACCTCAGCAGTTCAACGCAATCAAGTACGACGCCGGGCATTCCTTGTGGAACGAGCTGCATGGCCAACTGGACGTGCATTTCTTCCACGTCGGCATGGGCTTCAAGACGCCGGTGCGTATGTACAGCGTTGATCCCAAGACCAAACAGTCCCGGGAAGTGCATTTCCGCCACGAGCTGTTCAACTACGAGACCAGCGGCATCGACAAGTCGCTGGTCAAGGGCGACCTGGGCTTCGCCGGCTTCAAGTTGTTCAAGGCACCGGAAATCGCCATCAATGACGTGGTGTCGTTCCTCGGCGCCAGCTACTTCCGCGCAGTGGACAGCAACAAGCAGTACGGCCTGTCGGCACGCGGCCTGGCCATCGATACGTACGCCAAGCGTCAGGAAGAATTCCCCGACTTCACCAAGTTCTGGTTCGAAACCCCGGACAAGAACGCGACCCGCTTCGTGGTTTACGCACTGTTGGATTCGCCGAGCTGCACCGGCGCCTATCGCTTTGACATCGACTGCCAGTCCGGGCAAGTGGTGATGGACATCGACGCGAACATCAATGCCCGCACCGACATCGATCAGATGGGCATCTCGCCAATGACCAGTATGTTCAGCTGCGGTAATCACGAACGCCGGATGTGCGACACCATTCACCCGCAGATCCACGATTCGGATCGCCTGGCCATGTGGCGCGGCAATGGCGAGTGGATCTGCCGCCCGCTGAATAACCCGCCAAGCCTGCAATTCAACGCCTTCGCCGATAAAGACCCGAAAGGTTTCGGCCTGGTGCAGACCGATCACGAATTCGCCAGCTATCAGGACACTGTGGACTGGTACCACCGTCGTCCAAGCCTGTGGGTCGAGCCGACCACGGCCTGGGGTGAAGGCGCGGTCAACCTGGTGGAAATCGTCACCACCGGCGAAACCATGGACAACATCGTGGTGTTCTGGACCCCCAAGGACAAGATCAAGGCCGGTCAGGCAGTCAACTACGGCTACAAGCTGTATTGGGCGCCGCTCCCGCCAGTGCGCACGCCGCTCGCTCAGGTACACGCCACGCGCTCCGGCATGGGCGGTTTCACCGAAGGCTGGGCACCAGGCGAGCATTACCCGAAGTTCTGGGCACGCCGCTTTGCCGTGGATTTCAACGGTGGCGGGCTGGAAACCCTGCCCGAGGGCACCGCCATCGAGCCGATCGTGACGGTCTCCCACGGCAAGCTGCAGGAGTTCAACATCCTCAAGCTGCCGGATATCAAAGGTTACCGGATCATTTTCGACTGGCTGCCAGACAGCGACTCGGTCGAGCCGGTAGAAATGCGCATGTTCATCCGCACCCAGGACCGTACCTTGAGCGAAACCTGGCTCTATCAGTACTTCCCGCCTGCACCCGAAAAGCGTAAATACCCGTCCTGAGTAAACTCGAACAGGAGGTGATCGCCCGATCACCTCCCGCTTTATTTTTAGCGTCAATTTTTAATCAATCGTTAATTCAATAAGTTGCGACCAGCCAGGACTAACGTCTATCGGATGCCGCGCAAAATTTGACGAATTGATTGACAGCCTGGCGAACTCAGGCTGATATAGCCCCTGTCACTTCTGAAACACCCCCTCCCTGTTTAGTACCTGCATTGCCCATTTCAATGGTCGATGGGCGGTAGCGTGGCTGCGCCATGTGCAACGACGCCACATGTGCAGGAGCGAACGTGTTCGCGAGACGTGCCGCCTGACACACCGCCTCGCCAACACCTTGGCTCCTACAGGTAGTGCGTCCCGGCACTTACTAACCCAATACCCCATAGGCAGAAAAACATGATGTTGAACTCTGCGAACGACAGCGGCGCGAAGTCGTCGATTCTGTCCTTCAACAAATCGACGATGGTGGTATGGATTGCCATCAGCCTGATTGTGGTCGAAACCTTTTCCGGCGCACTGCGCTTTTACTTCGACCAGGCAGGCGCTGCGCCACTGCTTTATCTGCCCAAGGTCGCGTGCCTCGTGATGTTTGCCCTGGAGTTACGCGACTACAAGGCCGGGCGGGTGGTGTGGCTGGGCATGCTGCTGTTGATGATTTCTTCGGTGCTGGCGATGCTCCATGGCGCATCGCTGTACAACATCGCATTCGGCCTGTTCGTCATCAGTCCGCTGCTGTTCGGCATGGTCTGCAGCGAGCACCTGATCCATCAACGCCGATTGTTCCTCTGGGTCATCGGCCTGTGCCTGCTGGCTTCACTGGTGGGCGTCGCGATGGACAAACTCACCTCCGTGCCCTGGAAAGGCTATGCGTACAGCGTGGGCGAGGTGCAGTTGAGCGCCAACACCGCCTGGAGTGCCGGCAGTGAAGACCGCATCGCCGGTTTCGCCCGGGTGTCCAACGTGCTGTCGATCCTGATCGCGATCTACGCGCTGTATGTGGCGATGTTCATTCGGTCACGGCTGCTGCTGTTGGCGCTAAGCGTTGCAGCGCTCTATGGCATCGTCCTGACCACCAGTAAAGCGCCCGCTGGGGCGTATGCCTTGACCATGGGGCTGCTGCTGATCAGTCACCTGCGCTGGACCACGCGGATTGTCTGCGTGTTCGCGGTCGTTGGGGGCCTGGCCCTGCCGCTGGTGGGGCTGTTGTATGACTTTGATATGCGCACCGTCAGTAGCAGCAGCGACTCGCTGAGCTCGCTGTATGATCGGCTGATCAACACCTGGCCCTATCTGGTCGAGATCGTCGAAAACCTCGGCTATGGCTACACCGGTGCGGGTTTCGGCCTGGTGGGTAGCCCGGCCTCGATGTTCCCGGTGGGTGGTGCTGAACAACTGACCAATGCCGACAGCAGCGCCATGTACCTGTGGGCGATGTTCGGGGTCATGGGCCCGCTGCTGTACGCGCTGCAGATCCCGATGTTTTTCGCCCTGAGCAATCTCGACAGCCGCATTGGCCGTGCCCTGCTGGCGATCACCTTTTGCTGCTGCCTGATCAGCTGGACCACCGACATGTTCGAAGTGACCATTGCCAATCTGTTTCTGGGCCTGGGGATGGGACACGTGCTGTCCGGCAAGCTGCTCGATAGCCGCAAGACAGCAAGGCCGCAAGCGTTTCAATTGGCCCCGCCGGCCACGTCGTACTGACGCTACACCTGGCCTATTGACCCCGGAGCCGCGCTCCCCGCCACGAAGACACGCCAATGGACTTCAGAAAAGACATCAATGGACTGCGCGCCATCGCGGTGATCGCCGTACTGCTTTTCCATTTCAATCCCGGCTGGTTACCCGGTGGCTTTGCCGGGGTGGATATTTTCTTTGTGATTTCCGGGTACCTGATCACCGGGATCATCCTGCGCAGCCTCAATGCCGGGAATTTCAGCCTGCTGGCGTTTTACAGATCCCGCGCCAGGCGCATCATCCCGGCGTTGGCGGTGCTGTGTTTCGTACTGCTGGTCCTGGGCTGGTTTTACCTGTTGCCGCCGGACTACAGCGCGCTGGGCAAGCACATCGCAGGCAGCCTGGGTTTCGTGTCGAACATCGTCTACTGGTTCGAGGCCGGCTATTTCACGGCCAGCGCTCATGAGAAATGGCTGCTGCACACCTGGTCGCTGTCGGTGGAGTGGCAGTTCTACATGATCTACCCCGTGGTACTGCTGGCGCTGAGTCGCGTGATGGCCGTGCAGCATCTGCGCTGGCTGATTCTCGCGGGATGCCTGATAGGCTTTGGCTTCTGCGTGTTCGCTTCGTCCATCTGGCCAGAACCTGCGTTTTACCTGCTGCCGACAAGGGCCTGGGAGTTGCTGGTGGGCGGGGTCGCCTGTGTTTTCCCGATCAAGCTGCGCGGTTTGCATCAACGGGCGCTGGAAGCGGTCGGCTTGGGCCTGATGCTGGCGAGCTTCTTTTTACTGTCCGAGAAAGACATGTGGCCCGGCTATCTGGCGTTGCTGCCGGTGCTCGGAACGCTGGCGGTGATCATCGCCGCCCGGCAGGATTCCTTCATGACCGGTAACCCATTCTCACAATGGACCGGCAAGCTGTCCTACTCGCTGTACCTCTGGCATTGGCCGGTGGTGGTGTTGATGAGCTACGCCGGGTATCTGGGGGATGCGAGCAATGCAGTACTGGGGATCGCCTGCGCCTTTGCCCTCGGGCTGGCGTCTTATCAGTTGATCGAAAAGCCCCCCGCCAAAACCGCGCCCAGGCGGCGCTGGGGGTTTGCTACGGTCAGTGGCTTGATCAGCGCCTTGTTTGTCGCGGCGGGCGCGGTGAACGCGACCGAGGGCGCCGTTTCGCCGCTGCGCGCCGTGAGCATTTCCGACAAGGCGCTTTTCGTTCAGAGCTACGCCAATCGTTATCAGAATCTGTACGAGCTGTACTGGCTCAAATGCGACGCCTTTTCGGCGTTCTCCCAGCGCCACCAGTCCGCCATCGACCCTTCATGCACCCAACGGCGCGGCGACGGCGGCGTGTTTTTGTGGGGCGACTCTCACGCCCAGGCGCTGTCGCTGGGCTTGCGAACCTTGCTGGCGGCCGACACGCCGTTCTACCAAGTGGCCTCGGCAGGCTGCAAACCCAGCCTGACGCAAGACCCCGGCCGCGCGACCCTGCCGCGCCTGAGCTGTAATTACTCCAACAGGACGGCGCTGGAAAGCATCCAGAAGTTGAAGCCTGCGGTGGTGGTGATTGCCCAGAAGGATCAGCACGACAAAACCCACTGGAGTGAAATTGCCGCCCGGCTGCGCAGCTACGGCGTCAAACATATCGTTTTGCTCGGGCCGTTGCCCCAGTGGAATCCGTCATTACCCAGCGTCATCGCCAACCGTCACTGGGGCCAGACTGAAACCCATATCACCGACCCGGCCCTGGACCAGAGCGTGATGGCCGCGGACCGTGCCACCCAACGCCAGATCGACCCCCATGCAGTGGATTTCATCTCGCTGATCGACAAGCTGTGCGTGGTCAACTCCTGCCTGGTGCGCCTGCAGGAAGACAACTCGTTGCTGCAATTCGATTCCGGGCACCTGAGCGAAGAAGGCTCAATGTATATCGTGAAGAACTTCGTCATGCCGGAGCTGATCAAGCAGTCGATACACTGACCCAAGACTCCCGTCACAACGCCCGCCTGGCCTCGCCAATGCGGGCTTTTTTTCGGCCCGAGAAAATTCACGTCACCGCCACGTTAGCCTGCTAAGTTGATCAAGTGCTTACAAGCAGCGCCGTGTGCACGCGACGGGTAACGACGCATTTTCAGGGTCTGGAAATGGCATTGGCGAGCAAGGTGGAGCGCCACCCCGGCCGCTCCCACGGGACTATGCGACGCCCTCTACGGCAAGGAAGCGATCATGTGTTTACGGCAGCTATTTCTGGGGTTGATCCTGGCCAGTGCTCAAGTGGCGGGCGTGGTGCACGCCGAAACCTGGCAAGCGGGAGGCACCCAGTGGCGGCCGTTCAGCTATAACGATGAACACGGCCAACTGCGTGGGATTTCCACCGATATCGCTCGTCGTGTCATGCAATTGGCCCATATCGATGCGCAATTTGTGTCCTACCCCGTCAACCGCTTGCAGGTCATGCTGAGCAAGGGCGAGCTGGACGTCAATTTCGCCGACTCCGCGCAGTGGAACAGCCCCGAAGACTCGCAACGCTATGCGTTCTCCATTCCCTACATGAGCGTGTGCGAACACCTGTACTTCCTCAAAGGCAGCACCGCCGCGCGTCTGCCTGTGGATAAGCTGCAAGGCATGACCATTGGCCTAGTGCGGGGTTACACCTACCACACCATGGACCCGCTGTTTGCCGATAAACGCCTGACCCGGCTCGAAACCTCGGAAGACCCTGCCCTGCTCAAACTGCTCCAGGCTGGCCGGGTCGACGCCGTGGCGATGGTCGACGATCTGTTCGAGTATCTGATCGCCAGCAAGGGTCTGGACGGTTCGCTATTCGAGCGCGGCGCGCAGTTGAGCGAGTCCCCTTTAAGCCTGAAGTTACAACCCCGGCACGCTCAGTACCTGCCCCGGATAAATGCGGCGATTACCCTGCTGATTCGTGACGGCGAAGTGCAGCGGATCCGCAATGCCTACCTTCCCGCCTTGCCGCTGCCAACGGCGCAAGCCACTTTGAAACCATGAGCACGACAAACGTGAATGGTCGTTAATTGCAGCGAAAATCCGTCAATCTTTCATAATCTATCGGCTACATAGCTAGAAATTATTCAAGAATCCCACACGCGCGCCCTAGGCTTGGACTCTCAAAACAACCAAGAAGAGAGAGAAGCCTCATGTACTTACCACGCTCCCATATCGCCGCGAGCCTGATCGGCGCGAGCTTGATAGCCAGTTCTGCAGCGTACGCCGATACCCTGACCCGAGATAACGGCGCCCCGGTGGGTGACAACCAGAATTCCCAGACCGCTGGCGCAACTGGCCCGGTCCTTCTGCAAGACGTGCAACTCCTGCAAAAACTCCAGCGCTTTGACCGCGAACGCATTCCAGAGCGCGTGGTGCATGCCCGTGGCACCGGTGTGCATGGCGAGTTTGTCGCCACGGATGATGCCGCAGACTTGAGCAAAGCCAAGGTGTTCAGCAAAGGCGAACACACGCCGGTATTCGTGCGGTTTTCCTCAGTTGTACACGGCAATCACTCGCCGGAAACCCTGCGTGACCCGCGCGGTTTTGCGACCAAGTTCTACACCGCCGATGGCAACTGGGACCTGGTCGGCAACAACTTCCCGACCTTCTTCATCCGCGACGCCATCAAGTTCCCGGACATGGTTCACGCCTTCAAGCCAGACCCGCGCACCAACCTGGATGACGACTCCCGCCGCTTCGATTTCTTCTCTCACGTTCCGGAAGCCACCCGGACCCTGACCCTGCTGTACTCCAACGAGGGCACGCCTGCGAGCTATCGCACCATGGACGGCAACGGCGTTCACGCCTACAAACTGGTCAACGCCAAGGGCGAAGTGAACTACGTGAAGTTTCACTGGAAAAGCCTGCAAGGGCTGAAAAACCTTGATCCGCAGGAAGTTGCTCAAGTGCAGTCCAAGGACTACAGCCACCTGACCAACGACCTGGTCGGCGCAATCAACAAGGGCGAATTCCCGAAATGGGACCTGTACGTGCAGGTGGTCAAGCCTGAAGACCTGGCCAAGTTCGATTTCGACCCGCTGGACGCCACCAAGATCTGGCCCGGTATCCCGGAGCGCAAGCTGGGGCAGATGGTCCTGAACAAGAATGTGGATAACTTCTTCCAGGAAACCGAACAGGTCGCCATGGCGCCCGCCAATGTGGTCCCTGGCATTGAGCCGTCGGAAGATCGCCTTCTGCAAGGCCGGGTATTCTCCTACGCGGATACCCAGCTCTATCGAGTGGGCACCAATGTCATGAGCCTGCCGATCAACGCACCACGGGCGAAGGTCAACAATGGCAACCAGGATGGCTCGCTCAATGCCGGCCACACCACCAGCGGCGTCAACTACGAGCCAAGTCGCCTGAACCCGCGCCCATCGGTGGAGGCGGCTCGTTACAGCCAGCTGCCGCTGTCCGGCAGCACGCAACAGGCAAAAATCCAGCGCGAGCAGAACTTCAAGCAGGCGGGCGATTTGTATCGCTCCTACAGCGAAAAGGACCGTATGGACTTGATCAAAAGCTTCGGTGAATCCCTGGCCACTACAGATGCCGAAAGCAAGAACATCATGCTGTCGTTCCTTTACAAAGCTGATCCGGAATACGGCACCGGCGTGACCAAGGTTGCCAAGGGTGACCTGGACAAGGTCAAACAACTGGCCGCAGCCCTGAAGGACTGATCGTCCGCTTCAGCCCGCTTTTTTGGGTGCGGGCTGAAGCTCCTGGAGAGGACATCGTGATGCGCAGAATGATTGCCATCGTGTTGCTGTGCATTGCCAGCACCACGAGTTATGCCAACCCGCCTGCTGACGCTTCATCTGCTACACGGCAGCAACTGCGTGAGCTGTTTTTCCAGGCCGCCCGGGACGGTCGCGAAGAAATGCTCAACGAGTT of the Paucimonas lemoignei genome contains:
- the lpd3 gene encoding dihydrolipoyl dehydrogenase; translation: MSSYDVVIIGGGPGGYNAAIRAGQLGLSVACIEGRETLGGTCLNVGCIPSKALLHASELYESAVGEEFAKLGIEVTPTLNLGQMMKQKGESVTALTKGIEFLFRKYKAEWIKGWGRIAGPGRVIVTDAQGVETELQAKDIIIATGSEPTPLPGVDIDNKRILDSTGALSLPEVPKHLVVIGAGVIGLELGSVWRRLGAKVTVVEYLDHVAHGTDLETGKTLQRSLSRQGINFKLSSKVTTATSSDLGVSLSVEPAAGGEAELIEADYVLVSIGRRPYTKGLGLETVGLEVDKRGMLENKGHRTAAEHVWVIGDVTSGPMLAHKAEDEANVCLERIVGKAGEVNYNLIPNVIYTRPELASVGKTEEQLKAEGRAYKVGKFPFSANSRAKVNHEADGFAKVLADERTDEILGVHLVGPSVSEMIAEFCVAMEFAASSEDIGLISHPHPTRSEALRQAAMSVMGLPTQT
- the mdoD gene encoding glucan biosynthesis protein D is translated as MNRRTLLKASMALAAYSSVPASGLFAARAVAATADGDIEHFDFDALKAHAKQLAGRGYVSNKQVLPPVLANMTPQQFNAIKYDAGHSLWNELHGQLDVHFFHVGMGFKTPVRMYSVDPKTKQSREVHFRHELFNYETSGIDKSLVKGDLGFAGFKLFKAPEIAINDVVSFLGASYFRAVDSNKQYGLSARGLAIDTYAKRQEEFPDFTKFWFETPDKNATRFVVYALLDSPSCTGAYRFDIDCQSGQVVMDIDANINARTDIDQMGISPMTSMFSCGNHERRMCDTIHPQIHDSDRLAMWRGNGEWICRPLNNPPSLQFNAFADKDPKGFGLVQTDHEFASYQDTVDWYHRRPSLWVEPTTAWGEGAVNLVEIVTTGETMDNIVVFWTPKDKIKAGQAVNYGYKLYWAPLPPVRTPLAQVHATRSGMGGFTEGWAPGEHYPKFWARRFAVDFNGGGLETLPEGTAIEPIVTVSHGKLQEFNILKLPDIKGYRIIFDWLPDSDSVEPVEMRMFIRTQDRTLSETWLYQYFPPAPEKRKYPS
- a CDS encoding membrane protein translates to MMLNSANDSGAKSSILSFNKSTMVVWIAISLIVVETFSGALRFYFDQAGAAPLLYLPKVACLVMFALELRDYKAGRVVWLGMLLLMISSVLAMLHGASLYNIAFGLFVISPLLFGMVCSEHLIHQRRLFLWVIGLCLLASLVGVAMDKLTSVPWKGYAYSVGEVQLSANTAWSAGSEDRIAGFARVSNVLSILIAIYALYVAMFIRSRLLLLALSVAALYGIVLTTSKAPAGAYALTMGLLLISHLRWTTRIVCVFAVVGGLALPLVGLLYDFDMRTVSSSSDSLSSLYDRLINTWPYLVEIVENLGYGYTGAGFGLVGSPASMFPVGGAEQLTNADSSAMYLWAMFGVMGPLLYALQIPMFFALSNLDSRIGRALLAITFCCCLISWTTDMFEVTIANLFLGLGMGHVLSGKLLDSRKTARPQAFQLAPPATSY
- the oatA_2 gene encoding acyltransferase family protein; the encoded protein is MDFRKDINGLRAIAVIAVLLFHFNPGWLPGGFAGVDIFFVISGYLITGIILRSLNAGNFSLLAFYRSRARRIIPALAVLCFVLLVLGWFYLLPPDYSALGKHIAGSLGFVSNIVYWFEAGYFTASAHEKWLLHTWSLSVEWQFYMIYPVVLLALSRVMAVQHLRWLILAGCLIGFGFCVFASSIWPEPAFYLLPTRAWELLVGGVACVFPIKLRGLHQRALEAVGLGLMLASFFLLSEKDMWPGYLALLPVLGTLAVIIAARQDSFMTGNPFSQWTGKLSYSLYLWHWPVVVLMSYAGYLGDASNAVLGIACAFALGLASYQLIEKPPAKTAPRRRWGFATVSGLISALFVAAGAVNATEGAVSPLRAVSISDKALFVQSYANRYQNLYELYWLKCDAFSAFSQRHQSAIDPSCTQRRGDGGVFLWGDSHAQALSLGLRTLLAADTPFYQVASAGCKPSLTQDPGRATLPRLSCNYSNRTALESIQKLKPAVVVIAQKDQHDKTHWSEIAARLRSYGVKHIVLLGPLPQWNPSLPSVIANRHWGQTETHITDPALDQSVMAADRATQRQIDPHAVDFISLIDKLCVVNSCLVRLQEDNSLLQFDSGHLSEEGSMYIVKNFVMPELIKQSIH
- the fliY_9 gene encoding extracellular solute-binding protein, with translation MCLRQLFLGLILASAQVAGVVHAETWQAGGTQWRPFSYNDEHGQLRGISTDIARRVMQLAHIDAQFVSYPVNRLQVMLSKGELDVNFADSAQWNSPEDSQRYAFSIPYMSVCEHLYFLKGSTAARLPVDKLQGMTIGLVRGYTYHTMDPLFADKRLTRLETSEDPALLKLLQAGRVDAVAMVDDLFEYLIASKGLDGSLFERGAQLSESPLSLKLQPRHAQYLPRINAAITLLIRDGEVQRIRNAYLPALPLPTAQATLKP
- the katB gene encoding catalase; translation: MYLPRSHIAASLIGASLIASSAAYADTLTRDNGAPVGDNQNSQTAGATGPVLLQDVQLLQKLQRFDRERIPERVVHARGTGVHGEFVATDDAADLSKAKVFSKGEHTPVFVRFSSVVHGNHSPETLRDPRGFATKFYTADGNWDLVGNNFPTFFIRDAIKFPDMVHAFKPDPRTNLDDDSRRFDFFSHVPEATRTLTLLYSNEGTPASYRTMDGNGVHAYKLVNAKGEVNYVKFHWKSLQGLKNLDPQEVAQVQSKDYSHLTNDLVGAINKGEFPKWDLYVQVVKPEDLAKFDFDPLDATKIWPGIPERKLGQMVLNKNVDNFFQETEQVAMAPANVVPGIEPSEDRLLQGRVFSYADTQLYRVGTNVMSLPINAPRAKVNNGNQDGSLNAGHTTSGVNYEPSRLNPRPSVEAARYSQLPLSGSTQQAKIQREQNFKQAGDLYRSYSEKDRMDLIKSFGESLATTDAESKNIMLSFLYKADPEYGTGVTKVAKGDLDKVKQLAAALKD